One Chaetodon auriga isolate fChaAug3 chromosome 11, fChaAug3.hap1, whole genome shotgun sequence genomic window, TTGCACATCAAGATGTAAGTATGTTCATTTGAGTGACTGACATCTGCCCTAATGACCCCTCCTGCCCAGTCCTTCCAAGCCACCACTATACCCTCTGTGTTCCCTACTCTGCAAAGATGAAATTTCTATAACCCTGATCTGTTTACATTACTAACACTAACACACAGTAGCGGCATGCATTGAttgaaatgaaagtaaataCCTTAAGACATAATGATCAGTTCTAGCTTTGTAGCCAGAGATGTGACTGTATTTTCAGATGACTGCCGTGAGAAGCCAGCATGCTTTCTGAAGGAAATGAATCTCTTCACACTGACACCatctgtgatgtttgtgaacTTCAGATTGGCTCTGTATTGTAGTTGTCAGCTCCTCTGAAATAATCCAGTTTGATTGGTTAGCTCTAACTTCCTTCCTACCCTGCAGTTGACCAAGCTTCACCAGTTGGCTATGCAGCAtatccccctcccctcccttggGCAGAGCAACCCTACTTTCCCTGGTACGTACCCACGGCTCCCCGGGGAAGTCCATCTATCCCTCTGTCTTCACTCCTCTTCGAATCGCATCATCAAAACACCCCTGTCACTTCAGAGAGGATCAAGGATGTCTCCATTCTCTCAGAGTTTACAGACTCTCTCACAGGTTTTTTGTAGAAGGTGGCTTCACAGAgatgtacatactgtataatgcACTGGTATTTACATCTATTTGTACCATTTAACATAGGAGGGAAGACAAACAAATACTGAATAGAGTAGTGCAGTTTTAAGGATAAGCCACCGAACTAATTTTTTATCAACAATTTTGAACGTTAGTCACTGAAATATTTAGAGTCCAAAAGGGTATGTGACAGATTGtaacagacagaacaaaatgcaaaaggaaagcagcagagTTCTCTGAGagggaaatgtgaaaaatgaaaaaaatatttacagtcCAGTAAATATTTACCCATTTCTCACTATTTCTCATATCCTCCTAAAATTTCAGCTCCATTTGCCCAAGTTCCCTCTCCAAAAACAAATCCTAATCTCTCGACCccatcctccacctctgcaACATTTCTCCTCCAAATCTAACATTGTCTTGGCCAGATCATCCCTGACCTCAACAACCCCACGTACTCATATACTGCCAAAACTAACTGAGGACAGAACATGATAACAGtcacactgacatgaaacaaTTTATGAAACATACTCATTTCAATGAAAATCtatattattttttatgagCAGTGTGAAATATGTGCACAGCATATGTGCTGAatatgcatgtacagtatatatgtcTATCTAGAAAGAGTTTCTTGCCATATGCCATTTTCATGTTCCTAATTTAGCAGTGTACCAGTGATAAACTAGACAAAGTAGGGCAACTTGTCATACCATGAAAGTGAAAGCCATTAGTGCCATACTGTTGTTAGCATTCCTTGTCCTACTTTGCAGGATTGGATGCATCTGCCCCCACAAGTTCACAAGAGCTGGCAATACCCAATGATGTAAGTGCCACATTGTTTGTGTTCCTCCAGCACTAAAACTCGCATCGTTAATCCTCCTGCTTCTTACTTCATTTACACTTTCTAAGAGGACAGCTATAATGAGGGATTCTTGGACAAAAGTGTTTCACCTTCTTAGCTGCAGAAAGTAATTTATCCTTTGTTCCATTTTTGGCGAACATAAATTATTGCCTAAATACTGCAATCACCATTGTAGTTGTATTAGCTCGTTATAGCTTGAATGTTACAAAAATAATAGCAAATATAAGACCATTTGTACAGCTTTATAGCAGTCTATAAACCATGCATATTCTATCtatgatcagaatcagaaatcatcTCAGAAATACATGTGATCACAGGTTAGGAAACAGAAAACGGGTTTTATATTTCTATAGAATTACACATAGCACAACTTAACCTTTGCAGTCGattgaacattttgggaaatatgtttatttgctttcatgtggagagttagatgaaaagatggataccactgtcatgtgtgtagagtgaatataaAGCTACCGccaacagctggttagcttaacataaagactggaaataaaGGAAACTGCTACACAAGCTCTGTctctaattaacatgttatatctgatatgtttatttaatctgtacaaaaaatgCTTGTGGCTTTACGGGGGGTTATGTCACTTTCTGGAGCCTCGCTGACAACATGACattgccaggcaaccagtggagactCAAATACACCAAACAGACAATTGTACactttgtacagattaaacaagcaagatataacatgttgataagtgagctttagaggtgctggaatGTGTCCAGGCAgagccaggcttgctgtttgcagtctttgtgctaagctaagctaaccagctgctggggGAATCTTTAAATTTACTGTAGACATGAAAGCGGTTTTGATTctacatacaatacaatacaaagcATAATGGAGATGTTTTCTGCTGTTAGAATAACACAGCTGGGAATGTGGTTTTCTTCTGTAGAAAGCTTCAGCAGGAGACTGCGGGGCTGCTGTCACCATAGCAGTTGCTTCCCGTTTTGAAATCTGATTCCTGAAAAGCATGGAAACATGAGCCGATTTGCTATTTACATGTTTCCACTCTCTCCCCTTCTAGTTTATTGGCTGCATAATTGGAAGACAAGGCAGCAAGATCAATGAGATTCGCCAGGTCTCTGGAGCTCACATCAAAATTGCCAGCGCCACTGATGGCTCAGCCATGCGCCAAGTCACGATCACAGGCTCGCCGGCCAGCATCAGTGTGGCCCAGTACCTCATCAACGCCAGGTAAGACATTACACAAGGCGACCACGTCCAGCAGGGCTTCACATCGCAGCCGGGTGATAAGACGGCCAAACACCATGCTATTGTATGAGGGCAGAGTTATTGTACTCAGTGTGAGGCTGGATTTGTTCCATCTCACTGCTCTGTTCTCTTGACTGCATTAAAATCCTTATTGTCTCTGCTTTTTAACACATTCCTTCTTTGATTCttatgttttctcctctttctctcacctcccctctcctttaTCTCACCCGTACtcccctttttcatttttcaccgTCTCCTCTTAACCCTTCACCATCTCAACTCCCCCTCCAAACGTCCCGACCTGCAGCTTAGAGATGGCTAAATACACCATGCAGGCCGCTTCCTCTGCGACCCCAGTTGACCTCAACATGAGCTTCTCTCAGTCCGCTCCCACTGCCTCCACCGCTGCTACCTCTATGGCCGTCCTGGCGGCCACCACCCCAGCCCCCAACACCATTAACGTCCACTCTCCCTCCACCTTACCAACCATCCAAAACCCACACTACGCCATCCCCGTTTCCAGCCTGCTTGGCATGAAAAGCCTCCCTGTCCTGGCTGTCCACCCAGCAGCCGCTTCCAGCCTAACACAGGGTTTATCCCCTTACACcgcaaaaatgtcaacctccgGCATCAAAAAATCTGAGCGGCAGAAGTTTGCTCCTTATTGATGTCTGCTTTTTAAGTCTAGTCAGTGTAGCTGACTGGTAAGACATTATTAAATTATGAGAAATTATAAAAAATTGGGCATATAGGCGTAAAAATAGCTTACACCAGTGTGTGTAAGTTTTGCCAGTGTAGCACTTGTTTTCCATAAATCAGGAGAATATTAGAAATGAAAGGATGTCAGTATCAAAACGTGTCCTTATTAATTagaacaggcagcagcagaggtgcatATTAACACAGTATTATCTTAAGGACACGGATTACAATTAAAGTGGGTAACTCAGGCTTGTATTAGCATCCGAGGAAAAGATATTTTTCAGATGGATTCATGTTACAGAGCTTTATATGAAGATTTACTCCAGGAGAGGTATTTTCCATGATGCAAATATTGACTTAGTTTTCTATCTGTGTAACTAGtttacagtcagtgtttgttaGATAATGCAAAACTAGTAACATGAGACGTGGTGCTTTGTTGGCAGCAGGCTGTTAAAATGTTTGTCTTGTATAATAGAAGTCTGTGTGTTAAGTATTTTTTAACAAGGACTGCTTCACTCTACTATAGGCTCTCATCAGTGCTAACAGGCTTGGGTGTCCTGTAGTAGCATTGCACTGTAGCAGTTCTGATGGGATTATCCTAAAGCCACATTGGATCCTAGTGGATTTCACTCTACACAGTAATCCTGTAAGGCAGGAATGGCCTAACTAACTCATTTACTGTGTCTGTACGCTAGCTTGTTTCTTGTTTATTGTCCAACTTAAATGAGTGGAATGCTTCAACCTTCAGCATCTGAAATGGATGCTGAGCAATTATTGTAATAATaaaatttgtaatgttttattcatatgtTTCTGTTATGGGTCTCCCCCACACAATGCAGATTTGTAATATTTGTTGATGAAATGACTTTGAAATAAATGGGACTTTTTATGAATACAGATGGGCTGTTTTGTTCTAATTCTGTTGTTGTagaaaatatttaacattttcttgACTTTAAACATCTACTCTGAGGATTTATGCATTGTTTACTCTTAGGTGCCTTTGAGCTTTAATTGTATACAAATTAGGACAACAAATTTGCACTCAGCTGGAATTACAGTTAATAAATCGGACAGCATTCAAGCTTTGTTCAGCGTGGCATGTCTCAAAAACCTCCTTGGtgctgaaaaagctgtttttgtataaacaaaatattttttaaaatgtgtttgttacaCCATCTTTACATATAGTGGATAAGGAATTTGAGCACCTGTAGTTTTATAAAGTGATATTTGTCTACTTTTCACATTGTATTAATGGAAATCCTTGACATATAAGTGAACTTATATATAAGGCTATATTCCTCCTGTATTTTTGAAAAAGaaacccccaaaacaaaaacaagaccagACACCCACAAGTCTGACTCATAGCTAACAGATACTTTTCTCCATCTTCTGAATTTTTTCTCCAAAGAAGAACTACCCCTCCACAGTCTGCACATGTAAAACATTAACCAGCAGTGATACTGAAAtatacaaaacagcagagagcagtaaCAGCGGCCATTAGCTGTTTGCAACACACAGCCATTAGAGAGCTTTTGGCAGGTGTACAAAGACAACTCTGCACAAAGTAGTCCACAGTATTATGGATGTATTTTGTtgatggcagaggccacaaagCTCCTGCCCAAACAAACTTTTCCACCTGCACTCTCCTGAAAAACAGATGCAAACTTGGACTAACCTCACACTAAATATTCAACACATGTTGTGGCAAAATTCTCACGGGTCCAGAAAAAAGAACAACTTAACCTCCAGTTGTCCGCTCAAGCATACTGCTAATAGGCAGGAAGGGTACAGTGTAGTCAGCccttgttgctctgtgtccCGCTGTGCCCCTCTTTGCCCCTGCCCCTGAATATAACTCCCCCTCCCACTCCTTTTTTTAGTGTAAAAACCAGGAGGTGGGCACTTCTGTTCCGCCTGATCCGTGAAGTACGGGTAGCGAGCCACGTGGGCCATTTCCACAGCAGGGCTCGAAACGCTGAAGTGGAGATAATCAATACTTAATGGGGGCAGAAATGTAATGACAGTGAAGGATGGCATTTGAACCTCAGGGAAGGTGTAGCAGCAGAGAACAGTGCTGCATGTATGCTGATGTGTGCCCAGGGCAGTTATGGGTTCACAGCCAGCTTCTAATGCTAAATTAATGATTTCCTTTTTCAACCCGACACAGGCGGGAGTGAGGGGCCCATTTTCGGAGCTTGCTGCCATCATGCAGTGTTGAAAAAGCAATTTAAggtaaataagtaaataaatatttttgtttaggTGCAAAAACCACTTGAAAGTTGGTGGCAAATTGGGAGGCAGTGCTGTCACTCAATCCCTGATGAAAAATCACTGCAGTACTCTAAAAATATTCCTCTAGGGACAGACCACCATGTATGAGGTGCCTAattgtatttcttcttttatctgCGGTGTTCATTCAGAAGTTTTCCACTGTATTTCTATAGGCCAGCACTGTTATCATAAACCACAGTACTTTATGACACTTTCTCTGCTACATAAATTAAATAGAAGCTTATAGTCTGCTGTGACACTTATATGATATTcttcaaatgtatttatgtgaTAGTAGTGATTGTTATCTTGTTGTGGGTTATGGCTTCTCCGACAGTACTACTATGGTCGTCTGAAAGGAGTTTATCATGTTTTTGTAATGTAATGAGTAGTTTTGGAGACCTGGAGACCTTagattgtgttttttctttatctaTTTCATTCCTCTAATACTCTTATTGTATCTACAGGCTTAGATAGCTTTCAAGTTCTTAATCAGTTGTGCTGCTTTTTGAGGAATTTGGCAGGTTTAAGCAATTAATATTCTACCAGTGGTGAAAGAAGTAAACGCAGCAATAACAGATAAAACATAGCCaactccattacaagtaaaagcatTCAAAGTTGTGGGATGAGTCATTCTGGAGGAAGACTGCTGATTTTCACTTATGTCTCCTCACTGTCCACTAGCTGTCCATTCtctgtgtgcactgaaaaaaatctgcttttgtgCACAGCTCAGGCTCTGTaagtgagaaacagagaggggcTCGCACTGAGCCACGAAGCACtgttccagccaatcagcaacaggtggcgttTGTGCCCCTGCACAGGacaagaggagggggaggggagtcAGAGCGATGGCGATATCAacagtctttctccagaatgactcaccccacctttaagtAACACAATTTACCTAATGTGTAAAAGTACATATGCAGGCAAACTGGTTTTAATGTGCATCATAATGATGTTTTCTTCTTACTGATGCATTCACTTCTAGATGTTGTGGCTGGCTGAGGTGAGGCTCAGGCTAATGCTACTTTATGAGGGTTCAATCTATTGTATAACAATACAGTTTATTTGCTCAAGTTTTTATCTCTATAGCTCAACAAGTAGTGGATGGATCACCCTGACATTCAtagtctccagaggatgaattctaaTGATTTAGCGGATCCCCTGACTTTCCATCTAGTGCTGTCATCAGGCACTTATCAGGGTTTGGTTAATGACTAAATATGTACAAAACTCACAGCATttacatcagcctcagctgtactttgtgtttcgTGCAAATTaagaaatgttagcatgttaacaggctaaactaagataGTGAACATGGGAAATATTGCCTGCTAAACACTagtattagcatgttagcatggtgtTAGTttgtagctcaaagcactgctgtggtTCAGTAAATTATATTAATCTGCAAAGTGACTgctgtagtgaagtaaaaagaaCATTATTCCTCTCTTACGTGTACAGGAGTAGAAATATATAAAGAAGCATAAGATTGAAATGAGTAGCCGACCTCAGGAAGTACATGAGTATATGCACATAATACTTGATAAACTTATTTCAGTATTTGATGTTTCAGTATATTTAGATATAACGACTATATGCATTAAAATAATGACCAGATAAAAGTCTTGAGCATTAATGTAggattgttatttttttcctctctctctctctctctctctcttggttAAAGGCTGGTGGGTTGTGTGGGGGGCCTCTGTGTTCCTAAAAATCCTTGCTTTGTCCCGACATGATTCTTGATTTGCACTGGTATTACCTTAACTGTCTGCATTTTTGATTGCATAATGTTTTAGTCGTTTCCCATTCCGCAACAAATTACCCGGTGACCAAACTGTGTCACGGAAACGACATTCTAATTCGAGATAATTAAGTGAAGTCGTTAATCCCAGCAGCGTGTGAACCTTATGAACCGACCTGTGAACGTCTCATTAATTGACAGCCTGTTGTTCTCCAGTCATTTTAAACTGCTCCATCTAGTGGCCGCTTGACTGAACGTGACGTCTGAACGCGTCTGTCCCCCCACCCCGCCACCCCCCCCCCgtttattaaattatttatttattcttttttttttttgtcaccgTGAGAAATAAAGTGCCAGTGTGGAGCAGGGACATCAGAAGCTGCGCGGCAGTGGCAGCGGCGGATCGCCGGAGACGGAGTGCTTTCACTCACTGTG contains:
- the LOC143328545 gene encoding poly(rC)-binding protein 3, producing the protein MSDKEEMASDGSLNVTLTLRLLMHGKEVGSIIGKKGETVKKMREESGARINISEGSSPERIVTITGPTEGIFRAFSMIAQKFEEDISAAMTNSNVTSKPPVTLRLVFPGSQCGSLIGKGGSKIKEIRETTGAQVQVAGDMLPDSTERAVTISGTPQAITQCVRHICSVMLESPPKGATIPYRPKAIPAGAHAVLAPQHSAQAFAIPGQYAFAHQDLTKLHQLAMQHIPLPSLGQSNPTFPGLDASAPTSSQELAIPNDFIGCIIGRQGSKINEIRQVSGAHIKIASATDGSAMRQVTITGSPASISVAQYLINASLEMAKYTMQAASSATPVDLNMSFSQSAPTASTAATSMAVLAATTPAPNTINVHSPSTLPTIQNPHYAIPVSSLLGMKSLPVLAVHPAAASSLTQGLSPYTAKMSTSGIKKSERQKFAPY